A genomic region of Burkholderia humptydooensis contains the following coding sequences:
- the otnK gene encoding 3-oxo-tetronate kinase: protein MSPDQAFRPLLGCIADDFTGATDLANMLVKSGMRTVQMIGVPAAGAPVEADAIVVALKSRTIPAADAVAQSLAALAWLRAQGCRQFFFKYCSTFDSTDAGNIGPVADALLDALGGERAFTIACPAFPENGRTVYRGHLFVGDALLNESGMERHPLTPMKDANLVRVLQRQTASKVGLIRHDAIALGTSAVRETIDTLRRDGVRIAIADALTDHDLYVLGEACADLPLITGGSGVALGLPSNFRLGELLPERSDAAALPKIDGAAAVLAGSASKATNAQVDAWRVERPAFRIDPLAAARGEPVVEQALAFARAHLPQPVLIYATAAPDEVKQVQQALGAEAAGHLVEATLAAIARGLREMGVRKFVVAGGETSGAVVQALDVKALRIGEQIDPGVPATATTEGSPCGTTEGSPCGATEGSPRGTPGAQPLGLALKSGNFGATDFFEKALRALEGTA from the coding sequence ATGAGCCCCGATCAAGCCTTTCGCCCCCTGCTCGGCTGCATCGCCGACGATTTCACCGGCGCGACCGATCTCGCGAACATGCTCGTCAAGAGCGGCATGCGCACCGTGCAGATGATCGGCGTGCCGGCCGCCGGCGCGCCCGTCGAGGCCGATGCGATCGTCGTCGCGCTGAAGTCTCGCACGATCCCCGCCGCCGACGCGGTCGCGCAATCGCTCGCCGCACTCGCCTGGCTGCGCGCGCAGGGCTGCCGCCAGTTCTTCTTCAAATACTGCTCGACGTTCGATTCGACCGACGCGGGCAACATCGGCCCCGTCGCCGATGCGCTGCTCGACGCGCTCGGCGGCGAGCGCGCGTTCACGATCGCGTGCCCCGCGTTCCCCGAGAACGGCCGCACCGTCTATCGCGGCCACCTGTTCGTCGGCGACGCGCTGCTCAACGAATCCGGGATGGAGCGCCATCCGCTCACGCCGATGAAGGACGCGAACCTCGTGCGCGTGCTGCAGCGGCAGACGGCGTCGAAGGTCGGGCTGATTCGCCATGACGCGATCGCGCTCGGCACGTCCGCCGTGCGCGAGACGATCGACACGCTGCGTCGCGACGGTGTCCGGATCGCGATCGCGGACGCGCTGACCGATCACGACCTGTACGTGCTTGGCGAGGCGTGCGCGGACCTGCCCCTCATCACGGGCGGCTCGGGCGTCGCGCTCGGCCTGCCGTCGAACTTCCGGCTCGGCGAGCTGTTGCCCGAGCGCAGCGACGCGGCCGCGCTGCCGAAGATCGACGGCGCTGCGGCAGTGCTCGCCGGCAGCGCGTCGAAGGCGACCAACGCGCAGGTCGACGCGTGGCGCGTCGAGCGCCCCGCGTTCCGGATCGATCCGCTCGCGGCCGCGCGCGGCGAGCCCGTCGTCGAGCAGGCGCTCGCGTTCGCACGCGCGCATCTGCCGCAGCCGGTGCTGATCTACGCAACCGCCGCGCCCGACGAAGTGAAGCAGGTGCAGCAGGCGCTCGGCGCCGAAGCCGCCGGCCACCTGGTCGAGGCGACGCTCGCCGCGATCGCGCGCGGGCTGCGCGAGATGGGCGTGCGCAAGTTCGTCGTCGCGGGCGGCGAAACGTCCGGCGCCGTCGTGCAGGCGCTCGACGTGAAGGCGCTGCGGATCGGCGAGCAGATCGATCCCGGCGTGCCCGCCACCGCGACGACCGAAGGAAGTCCCTGTGGGACGACCGAAGGAAGTCCCTGTGGGGCGACCGAAGGAAGTCCCCGTGGGACGCCCGGCGCGCAACCGCTCGGCCTCGCGCTCAAATCCGGCAACTTCGGCGCGACCGACTTCTTCGAGAAGGCGCTGCGCGCGCTGGAGGGCACCGCATGA
- the ltnD gene encoding L-threonate dehydrogenase yields the protein MTMSRKVGVIGLGAMGLGVARSLLRAGFRVHACDVRENVLAAFAAEGGVRCATPAGLGAQCDVVITLVVNAEQTDAVLFGEQGAAAAMPRGGVVISSATVAPEFAARLGARLAAAGLLMLDAPVSGGAARAASGEMTMMTSGPAAAYAACDDVLAAIAGKVYRLGDAHGAGSKVKIINQLLAGVHIAAAAEAMALGLREGVDPDALYDVITHSAGNSWMFENRVPHILNGDYTPLSAVDIFVKDLGLVLDTARRSKFPLPLSAAAHQMFMSASSAGHGGEDDSAVIRTFPGITLPARR from the coding sequence TTGACCATGTCACGAAAGGTTGGAGTCATCGGGCTGGGCGCGATGGGCCTGGGTGTCGCGCGCTCGCTGCTGCGCGCGGGCTTTCGCGTGCACGCATGCGACGTGCGCGAGAACGTGCTCGCCGCCTTCGCCGCCGAAGGCGGCGTGCGCTGCGCGACGCCCGCCGGGCTCGGCGCGCAGTGCGACGTCGTGATCACGCTCGTCGTCAACGCGGAGCAGACCGATGCGGTGCTGTTCGGCGAGCAAGGCGCCGCGGCCGCGATGCCGCGCGGCGGCGTCGTGATCTCGAGCGCGACGGTCGCGCCGGAGTTCGCGGCCCGGCTCGGCGCGCGGCTCGCGGCGGCCGGCCTGCTGATGCTCGATGCGCCCGTGTCGGGCGGCGCCGCGCGCGCGGCGTCGGGCGAGATGACGATGATGACGTCGGGCCCCGCCGCCGCATACGCGGCGTGCGACGACGTGCTCGCCGCGATCGCGGGCAAGGTCTACCGGCTCGGCGACGCGCACGGCGCGGGCTCGAAGGTGAAGATCATCAATCAGTTGCTGGCCGGCGTGCACATCGCGGCCGCCGCCGAGGCGATGGCGCTCGGCCTGCGCGAAGGCGTCGATCCCGACGCGCTGTACGACGTGATCACGCACAGCGCCGGCAATTCGTGGATGTTCGAGAACCGCGTGCCGCACATCCTGAACGGCGACTACACGCCGCTGTCGGCCGTCGACATCTTCGTGAAGGATCTCGGCCTCGTGCTCGACACCGCGCGCCGCAGCAAATTCCCGCTGCCGCTGTCGGCGGCCGCGCACCAGATGTTCATGAGCGCGTCGAGCGCGGGCCACGGCGGCGAGGACGACTCGGCCGTCATCCGGACCTTCCCCGGCATCACGCTGCCGGCGCGCCGCTGA
- a CDS encoding FadR/GntR family transcriptional regulator: MFEKIPTRAMSDTVAQQLLKQIEIGSFAATGKLPTEAVLAQEFGVSRTVIREAISRLKNEGVVEPRQGSGVYIARHAAIRPLRIDYAEAVEASSLPHLLAVRRAIEAEVAAEAALCHTDEDMEDIDAALAKIDGAVAEGRDGVAEDVAFHRTIASVTGNPYFLKTLSFLNQYLEAGVKVTRGNEATREDFSRQVREEHAAIADAIRARDPSAARNAARAHMYNAARRLEQAGIC, translated from the coding sequence ATGTTCGAAAAAATCCCGACCCGGGCGATGAGCGACACGGTCGCCCAGCAGCTTCTGAAGCAGATCGAGATCGGCAGCTTCGCCGCCACCGGCAAGCTGCCGACCGAAGCGGTGCTCGCGCAGGAGTTCGGCGTGAGCCGCACGGTGATCCGCGAGGCGATCTCGCGCCTGAAGAACGAGGGCGTCGTCGAGCCGCGCCAGGGCAGCGGCGTCTACATCGCGCGGCACGCGGCGATCCGGCCGCTGCGGATCGATTATGCGGAGGCGGTCGAGGCGAGCTCGCTGCCGCATCTGCTCGCGGTGCGCCGCGCGATCGAGGCCGAAGTGGCCGCCGAAGCCGCGCTCTGCCATACCGACGAGGACATGGAGGACATCGACGCCGCGCTCGCGAAAATCGACGGCGCGGTGGCCGAAGGCCGCGACGGCGTCGCGGAGGACGTCGCGTTCCACCGGACGATCGCGAGCGTCACCGGCAATCCGTATTTCCTGAAGACGCTGAGCTTCCTGAACCAGTACCTCGAAGCGGGCGTGAAGGTCACGCGCGGCAACGAGGCGACCCGCGAGGACTTCTCGCGGCAGGTGCGCGAGGAGCACGCGGCGATCGCCGACGCGATCCGCGCGCGCGACCCGTCCGCGGCCCGCAACGCGGCCCGCGCGCACATGTACAACGCGGCGCGCCGTCTCGAGCAAGCCGGCATTTGCTGA
- a CDS encoding HAD family hydrolase produces the protein MTPPIKLVLFDMEGVLSTYDRAARTARLADLTGRPPDAVRHAIWESGLEARADAGLIGVDQYLSELAELLGAPVSRDDWLIARRASITPNLDVVALAERVAQRSRIAVLTNNCRLVTDYIDYLNPPVARVFGADVYPSATFGAAKPDAQAYLGCVGWLGAAADETLFIDDADANVEGAVRAGLLGCKFVGADALADELARRRLI, from the coding sequence ATGACGCCGCCGATCAAGCTGGTGCTGTTCGACATGGAGGGCGTGCTGTCGACTTACGACCGCGCCGCCCGCACCGCGCGCCTCGCCGACCTGACGGGGCGGCCGCCCGACGCGGTGCGCCACGCGATCTGGGAATCGGGCCTCGAAGCGCGCGCCGACGCGGGGCTCATCGGCGTCGACCAATACCTGAGCGAGCTGGCCGAACTGCTCGGCGCGCCGGTGAGCCGCGACGACTGGCTGATCGCGCGCAGGGCGTCGATCACGCCGAACCTGGACGTCGTCGCGCTGGCCGAGCGCGTTGCGCAGCGCAGCCGGATCGCGGTGCTGACGAACAACTGCAGGCTTGTCACCGATTACATCGATTATCTGAATCCGCCTGTTGCGCGCGTGTTCGGCGCGGACGTTTATCCTTCGGCGACGTTCGGCGCGGCGAAGCCGGATGCGCAGGCTTATCTCGGCTGCGTCGGGTGGCTCGGCGCGGCGGCGGACGAGACGCTCTTCATCGATGACGCCGATGCGAACGTCGAGGGCGCGGTGAGAGCGGGGCTGCTGGGGTGCAAGTTCGTGGGCGCGGACGCATTGGCCGACGAGTTGGCGCGGCGGCGGCTGATTTAG
- a CDS encoding cupin domain-containing protein — translation MSNIPPELLKAADIEAMEEVRSVHVLNGNAVRLKKPLSDKTGITQFGFLIITLMPGHESSECHRHLYEEECLYILSGYGEATLGERTYPVGPGDFLGFARRGPAHVLKNSGDVPLVFIAAGQRLEHDVCEYPRLGKRLFVAGEMEGYVDLEGGAA, via the coding sequence ATGTCGAACATCCCTCCGGAATTGCTGAAGGCGGCCGATATCGAGGCGATGGAAGAGGTGCGCTCGGTTCACGTGCTGAACGGGAATGCGGTCCGCCTGAAGAAGCCGCTCAGCGACAAGACCGGAATCACGCAGTTCGGGTTTCTGATCATCACGCTGATGCCGGGGCATGAGTCGTCCGAGTGCCATCGGCATCTTTATGAAGAGGAATGCTTGTACATCCTGTCCGGGTATGGGGAGGCGACGCTCGGGGAGCGGACTTATCCGGTCGGGCCGGGGGATTTTCTGGGGTTTGCGCGGCGCGGGCCGGCGCATGTGTTGAAGAACTCGGGGGATGTGCCGCTCGTGTTCATCGCCGCGGGGCAGCGGTTGGAGCATGATGTCTGTGAGTATCCGCGGCTCGGGAAGCGGCTTTTCGTGGCGGGGGAGATGGAAGGGTATGTGGATTTGGAGGGGGGAGCAGCGTGA
- a CDS encoding DUF6519 domain-containing protein: MGADFSRVRQNPLFDYAGVELKQGGVLLDADANELVAIVDRRLRALASDTLGRASVSSTTPDAFRITVLAGALQIGRGRLYVDGLLAENHGAASADPAKRAYDDLMAEPAFADPLAYGAQPYLPGPPALPAAGRHLVYLDVWNRELTHLEQPDLVEPAVGVESSSRVQTVWQVRVLADDAGAATTCGTADADVPGWAATIAPSTGVLSTDTFDVAPSDDPCELPPTGGYRGLENQLYRVEIHAPGLPGSGATFKWSRENASVGSRVASVVSGTELELATLGRDDVLRVNTGDWVEIVDDMREFSQAAGELRRVTVDDASQRITFAPALPAAMLPANFPDSAFPAARNLRVRRWDQKGLVFRTDPSGKPVQVQDLDAAGSTGAIKVPAAGTSLLLENGVTVAFDSTGAAGLKAGDYWVFAARTADASVERLDRATPRGVHHHFARLGIWDAGAGTVTDCRHPWPPQGGGQGCGCTQCVSPESHASGQLTIQAAVDKVRDTGGTVCLHAGQYALKEPVRISGARSIRIAGQGPATTIAAPGTAFVIERSAAIALSALTVFSLGRASAISVRTAFGLALRELAVAVFGNSDFHGAAVALSGAVLDASIENSLLLATDGVRALDDPDEQAPKMLLAAALRICDNVFLCSGAAVRLDGAVAHAYDTCVAGNHVIGTRDAGLSTLGSALPGASVRMTGNHVDARGPGIRCALGGAWIADNRLHATPDANRALAGAGIALTAGADESGLDAAHVLANQIDGFPDAGVSVDAPVRNLLVKLNVVEQCGNGIVMTGAASAASVSIENNQLRDIGRRADATAAAGAAAATVAVGAATTIGIGVTRAAAATVAGNTLRRIGLDATAAPLIAGIVTYSVQRPRIGGNEIVEVGPLENFGGTAAGISIRAPYSQAEVHHNHVERDAQFNDTRSDTAWFALSIDEPQLDGNDALSRLARFTALRVDARRTLVLSGDQAFVSAVNAGTAVDPATGAAVAAPGASASVLGNVFVARGRTPAVDVTASGDVLFGENRCELRASAGSAVRLSAPAAIVNANRVSGGQESISVPNPKALVTAIGNITTRNIAAPLRPEMGPLNLIG, encoded by the coding sequence ATGGGAGCCGACTTCTCCAGAGTGCGTCAGAACCCGCTCTTCGACTACGCCGGCGTCGAGCTGAAGCAAGGCGGCGTGCTGCTCGACGCGGACGCGAACGAGCTCGTCGCGATCGTCGACCGCCGGCTGCGCGCGCTCGCGTCCGACACGCTCGGCCGCGCGAGCGTGTCGTCGACGACGCCGGACGCGTTCAGGATCACCGTGCTCGCCGGCGCGCTGCAGATCGGCCGGGGCCGGCTCTACGTCGACGGGCTGCTCGCCGAGAACCACGGCGCGGCGAGCGCCGATCCGGCGAAGCGCGCGTACGACGACCTGATGGCCGAGCCAGCGTTCGCCGATCCGCTCGCGTACGGCGCGCAGCCGTACCTGCCCGGCCCGCCCGCGCTGCCGGCGGCGGGCCGGCATCTCGTCTATCTCGACGTATGGAACCGCGAGCTCACGCATCTCGAGCAGCCGGACCTCGTCGAGCCCGCGGTCGGCGTCGAGAGCAGCTCGCGCGTGCAGACGGTGTGGCAGGTGCGCGTGCTCGCCGACGACGCGGGCGCGGCCACGACCTGCGGCACCGCCGACGCCGACGTGCCCGGCTGGGCCGCGACGATCGCGCCGTCGACGGGCGTGCTGAGCACGGACACCTTCGACGTCGCGCCGAGCGACGATCCGTGCGAGCTGCCGCCGACGGGCGGCTACCGCGGGCTCGAGAACCAGCTCTATCGCGTCGAGATCCACGCCCCCGGCCTGCCCGGCTCGGGCGCGACGTTCAAGTGGTCGCGCGAGAACGCGAGCGTCGGCAGCCGCGTCGCGAGCGTCGTGTCGGGCACCGAGCTGGAGCTCGCGACGCTCGGCCGCGACGACGTGCTGCGCGTGAACACCGGCGACTGGGTCGAGATCGTTGACGACATGCGCGAGTTCTCGCAAGCGGCCGGCGAATTGCGGCGCGTCACGGTGGACGACGCGTCGCAGCGGATCACGTTCGCGCCCGCGCTGCCCGCCGCGATGCTGCCCGCGAACTTCCCGGACAGCGCGTTCCCCGCCGCACGCAACCTGCGCGTGCGCCGCTGGGACCAGAAAGGCCTCGTGTTCCGCACCGATCCGAGCGGCAAGCCGGTGCAGGTGCAGGACCTCGACGCGGCCGGCTCGACGGGCGCGATCAAGGTGCCGGCGGCCGGCACGTCGCTGCTGCTCGAAAACGGCGTCACCGTCGCGTTCGACTCCACCGGCGCGGCGGGCCTCAAGGCGGGCGACTACTGGGTGTTCGCCGCGCGCACGGCCGACGCGTCGGTCGAACGCCTCGATCGCGCGACGCCGCGCGGCGTCCATCATCATTTCGCGCGGCTCGGCATCTGGGATGCCGGCGCGGGCACCGTCACCGACTGCCGCCATCCGTGGCCGCCGCAAGGCGGCGGACAGGGCTGCGGCTGCACGCAGTGCGTGAGCCCGGAATCGCACGCGAGCGGCCAGTTGACGATCCAGGCCGCCGTCGACAAGGTGCGCGATACGGGCGGCACCGTCTGCCTGCACGCGGGCCAGTACGCGCTGAAGGAGCCCGTGCGGATCAGCGGCGCGCGCTCGATCCGCATCGCGGGACAGGGGCCGGCGACGACGATCGCCGCGCCCGGCACCGCGTTCGTCATCGAGCGCAGCGCGGCGATCGCGCTCAGCGCGCTCACGGTGTTCTCGCTCGGCCGCGCGTCGGCGATCAGCGTGCGCACGGCGTTCGGCCTCGCGCTGCGCGAGCTCGCGGTGGCCGTGTTCGGCAACAGCGACTTCCACGGCGCGGCCGTCGCGCTGAGCGGCGCGGTGCTCGACGCGAGCATCGAAAACAGCCTGCTGCTCGCGACCGACGGCGTGCGCGCGCTCGACGACCCCGACGAGCAGGCTCCGAAAATGCTGCTCGCGGCCGCGCTGCGCATCTGCGATAACGTGTTCCTGTGCAGCGGCGCGGCGGTCCGGCTCGACGGCGCCGTCGCGCATGCGTATGACACCTGCGTCGCGGGCAACCACGTGATCGGCACGCGCGACGCCGGGCTCTCCACGCTCGGCTCCGCGCTTCCGGGCGCGAGCGTGCGGATGACCGGCAACCACGTCGACGCGCGCGGCCCCGGCATCCGCTGCGCGCTCGGCGGCGCGTGGATCGCCGACAACCGGCTGCACGCGACGCCCGACGCGAACCGCGCGCTCGCGGGCGCGGGCATCGCGCTGACGGCGGGCGCCGACGAGAGCGGGCTCGACGCCGCGCACGTGCTCGCCAACCAGATCGACGGCTTCCCGGACGCGGGCGTATCCGTCGACGCGCCGGTGCGAAACCTGCTCGTCAAGCTCAACGTCGTCGAGCAATGCGGCAACGGCATCGTGATGACGGGCGCCGCCAGCGCCGCCTCGGTGTCGATCGAGAACAACCAGTTGCGCGACATCGGCCGGCGCGCCGATGCGACCGCCGCCGCCGGCGCCGCGGCCGCCACGGTTGCCGTGGGCGCCGCGACGACGATCGGCATCGGCGTCACGCGCGCCGCAGCCGCGACGGTGGCCGGCAACACGCTGCGCAGGATCGGGCTCGACGCGACGGCCGCGCCGCTGATCGCCGGCATCGTCACGTACTCGGTGCAGCGGCCGCGCATCGGCGGCAACGAAATCGTCGAAGTCGGGCCGCTCGAGAACTTCGGCGGCACGGCGGCGGGCATCTCGATTCGCGCGCCGTACAGCCAGGCCGAGGTGCACCACAACCACGTCGAGCGCGACGCGCAGTTCAACGACACGCGCAGCGACACCGCGTGGTTCGCGCTCAGCATCGACGAGCCGCAGCTCGACGGCAACGACGCGCTGTCGCGCCTCGCGCGCTTCACCGCGCTGCGCGTGGACGCGCGGCGCACGCTGGTGCTCTCGGGCGACCAGGCGTTCGTGAGCGCGGTGAACGCGGGCACGGCCGTCGACCCGGCCACGGGCGCGGCCGTGGCGGCGCCGGGCGCGAGCGCGTCGGTGCTCGGCAACGTGTTCGTCGCGCGCGGGCGCACGCCCGCCGTCGACGTGACCGCGAGCGGCGACGTGCTGTTCGGCGAGAACCGCTGCGAGCTGCGCGCGAGCGCCGGCAGCGCGGTGCGGCTGAGCGCGCCGGCGGCGATCGTCAACGCGAACCGCGTAAGCGGCGGACAGGAGTCGATCAGCGTGCCGAACCCGAAGGCGCTCGTCACCGCGATCGGCAACATCACGACGCGGAACATCGCCGCGCCGCTGCGGCCCGAGATGGGGCCGCTCAATCTCATCGGCTGA
- a CDS encoding putative baseplate assembly protein: MNPLPLPEPKPRASPQPPGSECCGCCAGTAADTPQGLANRDGLSAIAYRIGDHAQFRDSLHAALSQAALPALHALRTRDDDDFTIGLIDAFACAADVLTFYQERIANESYLRTATERVSLQEMSKLIGYRLRPGVAAETWLAFALDTPPAPPPTLAPEPGSFVTGVPSRVTLDAGLKVQSVPGPNETPQTFETLEAVDARPEWNAMRPWMARPRRPRRGDTIAYLAGVRNDLKPGDAVLFVGDEFDRDPASRHWDFRILDDVALDADHDRTRIGWTHGLGEMPAHARLYALRKRAAVFGHNAPMWRSMSGDFRTGYLGGRKDRGDWPNFVLSPAGDGSVDLDAVAAQAVPGRTGRYAVLALGDYHRAAPSTGAAAGSGGWRVTAGAARDILRAGGGGLAGAGAIDPAAAAATGARFSRTGARARGFVELFAIDAADDVSRAEFALSGKVTRLALRGANYARFKWHVRDTAVFVQSEPLVPADHPVTGDVGGARVPVAASADGLLPGRRLVVLGTRVRDGAKVVVHATLVAAHRIDGARCILEIAPPLADALARDSVVVHGNVALASHGETVAQVLGAGDASQAFQRFELKQAPLTYRAAANEIGAAAALAVRIGDVAWHERATLFGAGAAERAYALNTDEQGRTFVAFGDGLRGARLPSGVNNVRASYRKGLGAAGNVRADTLTQLMSRPLGVRSVGNPRAAEGGTDPESADAARRNMPLATRTLGRAVSLVDYEDYARAFSGVAKAQARVLPLPHGATIAITIAGPDGAALSPSSTVWRHLLAALVASGDPHVSVRLLGAALVTFRLGLAIKRDPDYDAPQVLAAVEAALRAACSFDARELAQPVQLSGLIAVAQRVPGVVAVDVTRLYRGAAPAKQTRLLAATARVQDGIALPAELLTLDPAPFDQLEVMP; encoded by the coding sequence ATGAACCCGCTCCCCCTACCCGAGCCGAAGCCGCGGGCGAGCCCGCAACCGCCCGGCAGCGAATGCTGCGGCTGTTGCGCGGGCACGGCGGCCGACACCCCGCAGGGGCTCGCGAACCGCGACGGATTGTCGGCGATCGCGTACCGGATCGGCGACCACGCGCAGTTCCGCGACAGCCTGCACGCGGCGCTGTCGCAGGCGGCGCTGCCGGCGCTGCATGCGCTGCGCACGCGCGACGACGACGACTTCACGATCGGCCTGATCGACGCGTTCGCCTGCGCGGCCGACGTGCTCACGTTCTACCAGGAGCGCATCGCGAACGAATCGTATCTGCGCACCGCGACCGAGCGCGTATCGCTGCAGGAGATGAGCAAGCTGATCGGCTACCGGCTGCGCCCCGGCGTGGCCGCCGAGACGTGGCTCGCGTTCGCGCTCGACACGCCGCCCGCGCCGCCGCCGACGCTCGCGCCGGAGCCGGGCAGCTTCGTGACCGGCGTGCCGTCGCGCGTGACGCTCGACGCGGGCCTGAAGGTGCAGAGCGTGCCCGGCCCGAACGAGACGCCGCAGACGTTCGAGACGCTCGAGGCAGTCGACGCGCGCCCCGAATGGAACGCGATGCGGCCGTGGATGGCGCGGCCGAGACGGCCGAGGCGCGGCGACACGATCGCGTATCTGGCCGGCGTGCGCAACGACCTGAAGCCGGGCGACGCGGTGCTGTTCGTCGGCGACGAATTCGACCGCGATCCGGCGAGCCGCCATTGGGACTTCCGGATTCTCGACGACGTCGCGCTCGATGCGGACCACGACCGCACGCGGATCGGCTGGACGCACGGCCTGGGCGAGATGCCGGCCCACGCGCGGTTGTATGCGCTGCGCAAGCGCGCGGCGGTGTTCGGGCACAACGCGCCGATGTGGCGCAGCATGAGCGGCGACTTCCGCACCGGCTACCTGGGCGGCCGCAAGGATCGCGGCGACTGGCCGAACTTCGTGCTGTCGCCGGCGGGCGACGGGAGCGTCGATCTCGACGCCGTCGCCGCGCAGGCCGTGCCGGGCAGGACCGGCCGCTACGCGGTGCTCGCGCTCGGCGACTACCACCGCGCCGCGCCGTCGACGGGCGCGGCCGCCGGCTCCGGCGGGTGGCGCGTCACGGCCGGCGCCGCGCGCGACATCCTGCGCGCGGGCGGCGGCGGCCTCGCCGGCGCGGGTGCGATCGACCCCGCCGCCGCCGCCGCGACGGGCGCGCGCTTCTCGCGCACGGGCGCGCGGGCGCGCGGCTTCGTCGAGCTGTTCGCGATCGACGCCGCCGACGACGTGTCGCGCGCCGAGTTCGCGCTGTCGGGCAAGGTCACGCGGCTCGCGCTGCGCGGCGCGAACTACGCGCGCTTCAAATGGCACGTGCGCGACACGGCCGTGTTCGTGCAGTCCGAGCCGCTCGTTCCGGCCGACCATCCGGTGACGGGCGACGTCGGCGGCGCGCGCGTGCCGGTTGCCGCGAGCGCCGACGGCCTGCTGCCCGGCCGCCGGCTCGTCGTGCTCGGCACGCGCGTGCGCGACGGCGCGAAAGTCGTCGTGCACGCGACGCTCGTCGCCGCGCACCGGATCGACGGCGCGCGCTGCATCCTGGAAATCGCGCCGCCGCTCGCCGATGCGCTCGCGCGCGACAGCGTCGTCGTGCACGGCAATGTCGCGCTCGCGTCGCACGGCGAGACGGTCGCGCAGGTGCTGGGCGCGGGCGACGCGTCGCAGGCGTTCCAGCGGTTCGAGCTGAAGCAGGCCCCGCTCACCTATCGCGCGGCGGCCAACGAGATCGGCGCGGCGGCCGCGCTCGCCGTGCGGATCGGCGATGTCGCGTGGCACGAGCGCGCGACGCTGTTCGGCGCGGGCGCGGCCGAGCGCGCCTATGCGCTGAACACCGACGAGCAGGGCCGCACGTTCGTCGCGTTCGGCGACGGCCTGCGCGGCGCGCGGCTGCCGAGCGGCGTGAACAACGTGCGGGCGAGCTACCGCAAGGGCCTCGGCGCGGCGGGCAACGTCCGCGCCGATACGCTCACGCAACTGATGAGCCGCCCGCTCGGCGTGAGGAGCGTCGGCAATCCGCGCGCGGCCGAAGGCGGCACCGATCCCGAGAGCGCGGACGCCGCGCGGCGCAACATGCCGCTCGCGACGCGCACGCTCGGCCGCGCGGTGTCGCTCGTCGACTACGAGGATTACGCGCGCGCGTTCAGCGGCGTCGCGAAGGCGCAGGCGCGCGTGCTGCCGCTGCCGCACGGCGCGACGATCGCGATCACGATCGCGGGCCCCGACGGCGCGGCGCTGTCGCCGTCGAGCACCGTCTGGCGCCACCTGCTCGCGGCGCTCGTGGCGAGCGGCGATCCGCACGTGAGCGTGCGGCTGCTCGGCGCGGCGCTCGTCACGTTCAGGCTCGGCCTCGCGATCAAGCGCGATCCGGATTACGACGCGCCGCAAGTGCTCGCCGCCGTCGAAGCGGCGTTGCGCGCGGCGTGCTCGTTCGATGCGCGCGAGCTCGCGCAGCCGGTGCAGCTCTCCGGGCTGATCGCCGTCGCGCAACGCGTGCCCGGCGTCGTCGCGGTCGACGTCACGCGGCTCTATCGCGGCGCGGCGCCCGCGAAGCAGACGCGGCTGCTCGCCGCGACGGCGCGCGTGCAGGACGGCATCGCGCTGCCCGCAGAACTGCTGACGCTCGACCCCGCCCCGTTCGACCAACTGGAGGTGATGCCGTGA